The Phaseolus vulgaris cultivar G19833 chromosome 5, P. vulgaris v2.0, whole genome shotgun sequence genomic interval ttcggGTTGGTTTGTGAAATTTCTAGTTATCAACCACCCCAGTCAGATAATGCTTTAAAACAGAAGGGATtgctattaaaataataaaaaaatagtaaaatagtaaaatataataaaatagaaaagaatcggtgaaacacaacataaaagggtgcataataaactaaaataaaaacgaAGATTAGTCAAATTCCTGTTTTTGGTATATGGTCACTGTCCAACGATATCAAACTATATTCTCGCATTCCTACTACTTCACAAATGCGATTTCACTCAAAGAATAACATGTGATAAACACATGACAATTATCTTCATTATATATTTCATGTCCAAGATTTGATGTAACGTCTCCTTCTTTTTGTGTCATCACATTTTTAAAAATGGCGCAGGACCTAAAGTGGGCGCCATTCTAGTAAAAAAGATGGATCTCTCCTAAAGCATTCAGTTTTTGCCAGAAACAAGAATTTCTAGCTTTGTGTTCTCCTTTTTTCCGATAATACGTGTCCCTTTTCCAAGATAATAAAGGAAATCGCTAATTTATTCATCACGAATAAATTCCGACTGTACCTGAAAAAGAGACAAATGTCAACGAATACGGTAATATTGAAGGTATCCCTTGCAAGATCATATATGAACAGTGTGACAGCTTGCAACTATGTAACAAAAGATAGTGCAAGCATAAAAAATACAGCCAGTGCACTTTGTTTCCACagatattgaaaataataacgAAAGCTTCCATTAAAAAACTCAATGTATAATGTATTTAGAAAAATTATACCTTTCCCCGGCCTTTTTCTCACTATCTCATTCCAGCTTATATCAAGACAACACACATGGAAAACGTTGGGTCCATAAACAATACAACTACTTTCCAGTAGTATTTCTTTTGTGCAAATTATCTGCGAGAAACAATTGATTTCATGTTGGCCATGCTCACTAAGGCAGGTAAACTTGCCTGGAATAAGGACCTTCCTTCTCTTAAGTGTAACCTAGTTGACAAAATAACCATAGAAGATTACTAGTCAGGGATGcgaaacaaaattacaaaatttgaaGTTAGCTATAAAAGATATTATTAAGTATACAGTGCAATATTCAAATCTGTAGCGTTCcaatcaaatatattattgaaatcTGTCACTGTTTGCGATAAGTTCCAAGAAGATACAAGTGCTCTACTAATAGCTGGAACATTATAACACCCATCCCCCCTCCCTCCCAacacaaaatacaaagaaaaggTATAAGATTAGTAACTATTACCAGGGTATGATAGAATGAATTTCATAGCATAGAAATTTAATGAACCCGTCAAGCAGAAGTAGGCTACGTGGTGAGCATGAGTGTTCAACCAACTGAAGCAGCTACATCTGACAGATCTTCAGAACTGGATGAATATAGAATTGGGTTCCACTCTGTATTAACTTCAGCCTGATGTTTATGCTTTGCTTGTACTCCAACATCATGCCAAACAAAGTTTAATTCATGTGATGCCTTGGCTGATAACAAAGTCAGATCTCTCATTTCAGCCAACAATTTTGAAACAGAAAGATATATATCCGATCTACATCCATATTTACATAAGTTGAAGAAATTTCTGTCAGTCAACTGTATCCCTGACTCAATCATCTCATGTAGTATCTGTTTCATCATCAGGAAATCTCTTTCTTTACAAAAAGTGAAAAACATCATATTATAGGTATGAACACTAGGTTTCAGACCATTCCCCTTCATCCGGTAATACAATGTGCAAGCCTCTTGAGTTCTCCCATCTCTAAGTAGTGCACAGAGGCCAACTGAGTATGCCACACTGTCGAGTGGATATCTATTCATTACTGCTAATCTGGTAACATTGACAGCCTTGTGATACTTTCCGACCTTTATAAGCGCGCCTGTTATTACTGTATGTATGTGAGCATCAATATCATGAGAACTCATAACAACAACATGGTATACATTAACAGCTTCGTCAACTCTTCCCGCAGCACAGAGTGCGCTTAGCAATCCAGCAAAAGTATATTTATCTGGCACAAAACCTACATCAATCATGTAGTCATAGAATTCAATGGCAATAGAAGGAACGTCGGCCTTAGTGAGAGAGCTTAAAAGAGCATTGCAGAACACTAAATCAGTATCGATATGTCTGGAGACTACAACTAGTTTGGGTAACAGATAAAACATTCTGGAACGACAAATTGCAGATAACAATGAAGTAAAGGTATAAGAATCAGGTTTTATGTTTCGGGTGGACAAACTAAGAAAAACTCGGATTGCATCACGGCATCTTCCAGCCTTTGAAAGGCAATCAATTAATACATTAGATAAAACTAAATCCGGAATTTGGCCTGTAGATAACATGGCATTATACAAACGGAAAGCATGGGTTAGCATGTTTGATTGAATAAAAGCCTTAAATAAGGTGGTATATGTTACAACATTAGGAGAACAACCGGTTTGAATCATATTGTGGAAGAGGTTGGTAGCAAGATGAAGGTGGCCTAATTTACAGTAGCTATGGATGAGAATGGTCCAAATATTGACAGAGAAATTGATGCCAAGAACAGTGATGAGTGCCAGGAGCTGATAAACCTGCGGTAGTGCATTAATGTTACAGAAAGAATTGAGAAGCATCCGAAATGAGAGAGGGGAGGGAAAATAGCCGGCGCGGAGCATAAGTCTGAGAATAGGAGAGAAGTAAGGGAGAGTGTTGTGGGTGTGCATCTTCTTCAAGTTGAAGTTGGAAAGATGAAAGAGTGCAATGTTGAAGGTGAAGAAATTAGGGGGATGGGTGTGGtcgaagagagagagagagagagctaCATGGGAGTGCCCAGTCCTGAAGAGAACATCCATGAGCAAATTCCGAGCGAAGGTGTCGGGGACAAAACCGTAGGCGCCTTGCATCTGCTCATACGCTTCAACAACCATGTCGTACATGCCTGCACGCCAGTAAACCCTCAACAACACCAACTGagatttagggtttctgagaGAGGCGCATCCGATGCTGTCCAGCTCAGAGAGAATGGCTGAGACGGTGTTGTAGCGGTGAGTGAGGCGACGGAGCACAGTGACGATGTGATCCAGGGGAAGCAAGTGGTGGCGGCGGCGTTGGGCTGTCCAGAGGAAAAAGGAGAGGGCAATCAAATCAGACGGACATCTAGAGACGGTACGCTTCAAGCTCTGGCTGTTCACTTTCTGCTTCTGTCTCTGCCCACACCACGAAGCAGAAGAAGATGAATGGCATTGCATTGGCCTTAATCTCCACCCTATTATTCCCTTTCTTCTCCACAACCAACTCCATATCATTTCCCTCTCACAATCAATTCAAAACCCTAATTACTCCTTCCTGTCATATTTCCCACCCTCTTTTTAACTCTCACTGCATTCTTCTTTAATCAATTTCTGTGTTTAATTATCTCtaaagatgaaaataataaaatatattttatatttttagaactgttaattaaatattattattgatttttatcctaaatattttaaaaaataatattaaataataaacttAAATATTGATAAGTTTACAACCTCAAAAACTTATAATCCCAATACCCTAAAGGTTGAAATTTAGTAAGAGAATTATCATACATAAATTTTAAGCATCTTTTTCAGCCATTGTACTTGATTGCCCCAGCAACTTATCCCTATCTAATTATACTCCAAAACTGGTTTCTCCTTTGCATCTCATGTAATGGACATAATTTTACAAGTAGACACACCTAGGTCATTATCAACCATAAATTGCATGGTTCAAACATAGATCCTAATAATATagtctcattttttttatattttatcccTGTACCATCCGGGCCTGCTCGGCCCATGATCGAGTAGGCTGGCCAGTTTGGTGGTCCATTAGCGCTGGTAGCGTCTGACGCTGGGTCTCGGATCAGAAGTTGTTTGAACAGGCTCAAAACGTGGTAAAATGGGCATAAACCCAGTTTGCCGAAACTCATCTGTTCCGGCAAAGTCATATGTATCTACCGGATATATTTATTCAACTTTGGATATAGGATAATATCCGAAATTGATGGTTTGAGTtatggatatttttatccatagCACATTCTATGCATTCTGGATATTTTCATTCGTAACACATTTCATGTCttctggatatttttatccgtagcaCATTCCATGCATTCTGGATATTTTCATCCGTAGCACATTCCatgtttttaagatattttcatcCGTAGCGCATTTCATGCATTCCGGATATTTTCATCCGTAGCACATTCAccattcaatattttaaaaaatgaagaagacaaggacataatagaattttaaaaaaatgtcgGATGTCAGTCACAATTGATCGGGTACAGGAAACAATtgtcaaataaaaaatgtgCCTTTCAATCTTTCATTTCGCATCCTTGTAAAGGTCATTTAAGGTCTCGTTAGCAACAATATCAGAGTAAATAATCTTGATTTACCCGCTCAACATTCCTAATTACGTCACATAAATACTGATTTACTTGTTTCGATTATATTCAGAATACTCCgatctatatatataatatttaaattttatgaaaagatattataatatattacattaaaacatgaaaaatgaaaaattaaatatcaaaatccaaatccataaaAGTTACCCATAAAAGTTCATAAATAGATTATAGTAcccatttattttattattattattattattgaactTTGTGCCTAGGTTTAAAGTGTGCAGTAGATTTTGAGCTCTATacgaaattatatattttttaatgtgttGCATACTGTAAAGAGTGTATGTAACTTGGTTGTTTTCCAAGAATAGTAAAGCAATCCATCTTAGATTGATTGGATTAAAACAGGatatttagtttataatttgGTGGAGAAAGTTTAGTTTGATAATTTGGTGGAAAAAGTTTATTAGGTAAGAAGTTGCCGTATTCTTGGGTCAGGACACTCTCAAACCTTGGAACACTATAAATTGTTTCAGTAGTTATGGAATAAATAATTGTTTCATAAGAGTCCAAAATGCctcttttgtaattattttttgaattttctaattataaaaGTATGATATTATCAATAAAGAAGAATAGGTCTTCCAAAAGAACTACAttcccatttttttttctgtaacaCATTTAAAATAGCACTACAAAATGCGAATTTCAAATACATTTTGTTTATAGATATTCTCTTTCGTAATAACAACAACAACTTACTCCTACTCCTCACCTATAATACATGTGTCACTCACAAATTACCTCTCATTGTTTGATTTTATCAACCGTTAGGTGTTTGGGAGTACTTCTATATATATCTACAGAGAACTATTACCGGATAAAATGAGGGATTATGTACTTACTATATACAATGCCTTTATTGGTAAACTGCGAAGGTCGTTTCCAGTACTCTATGGGACGTGCAGGTTTTAACTGAGCAAAATATTCCATCGTTCTTTAAGGGCCTCATAAGCCTTAAGACAAGGAATAGCCAGCAATTCCCGCCTTCCATCAATACAAGTTTCAGTTGCGAGGCCCAGCCTTAATAATGTATTAAGTGCCTTGTCAATTGGCATTTCAACCTGCTAATTATGCAATGATTATGATCAACAGCACTAACAGACTATAATATAGAGAGCAGAACccccaaaaaaaaattatctacatATGCATCACCTTTACTTTAAACATTTCATACAAGAATCTCTCACATTTTTCTCCAACAGTTTGCCGAGAAATAACCTGGAACCAAGAATGTTACACATGATTTATGTTTCACTTGGAATGCTATATCATAAGATGGATTTGCAGACAATTGAAGGCAGAGTAGCTTAATTAGGAGGAACAATTGACAAACCTGACCATTCTCTTCTTTGAGCAGGATGGCATAAGCCAAAACAGCTTCCTTGTACTGCACAATTGTATGCATAAAGTTTAGGGAGATTGATGTCAATGAAGATCAAAATACGTAACAAcgaggttttaaagaagaaacccTATTTTGGAAGGGCAGTCCCCATTTTACGATATAAATACTGTGCATAACCCTGACCACTTACTATGACTGGGGCTACTGTTCAGGCGTTCAATTTCACAACATAAACCACAAAATAGATTCATAATGGCTTCTATTTACAAAACTTGAATTAATTCTACTAAGTGTTTCGTGATATGATTTTCAGTTTATCAAATTTACCATTACATGATTCTAAGATGTTTCCGGACCAGTTGATGCAAGAAAAACTAGCATGATGACTAGTTGATGCTAGAACATTCACATGATTCAATAGTTTAGAAAGAGATTGCACCTTAAAATTGTCAAAGAAAATCGTTCAAGAccttcaaataattttattaaagcCAAAAAGATTGAGCACCActttatcaaataataattcAGCAGAATTGATTTTTTCAATGTTATCCACGCGGTGCACAGAAAGCACAACAAAGGAAGTTTCTCACTTGCTGCTGTTCAGAAGCATCTAGAAGAAAATGCACTGAGCCAAAGCCACTTGCCAATGTTTTTTCATAGAGTGTCTTGTTGACTAACAGCTGCAATATAACATTCATGACAGTTCAGATATTTTCCTTTCCACAGAATCTTAAAGAAAGATTTGTGCTTTCACAATGTTCTACCACAATCTCTGATAGCACAGGAGAATGTTAATTACCTGATACCTATCCCATGTCTGTTTGTAACCAAGAACCACACGACTCCCATATATTATTAGAGCACTTATGGCAACAACATCAAGTAATATTGCTGATCTGACAAAAGTTAAAGTAAATATCGATTACCAGAGgtccaacagttttcaaatgATGTAACTTTTAAGCTAGAAAGTTACTGGTGGAAGGCAGAAATCAGCTGTTTCTAGATCATAAAGAATTCATTCATTTTATACAGGGGAGAGATCAGATTACACAACTTTTATAtagattatgtttttttttaacttactattagattgaaaattattatcacatacacataattttatattaatataatattatttgatgtctcttttatatatatatatatatatatatatatatacacacacacacagagTTTTCAATATATGCTAAAATAAGAGTCATTTAATCACCTTTTtactataatttaaaatttcacaaaATTTGACAAGGATAATAATCATaatgttataaaataataatttaatggTTGGATTGataaattaacattttatataaaGGTATCGATGATGTAAAATTTGGTCACAAGTTACACCCATGTAATTTGATCTTTGTCTGCGTGCATGCTTAGGTGTGTGTTGTGTAAACAATACATTGGtatttaaaggaaaaacaaaatccAAGACACGATTCAAAGGACTAGACTAGGATCTAGATACCATGAAGAGAGAAATGGTATACATTTATATGAATCCTCTAGTATTTCAATTAGCATAGCTAAGGAACATATATACATACAAAGCACTACATAGGTATGAACCCAAGCCCATATACAAAAAGTATCTAATAGTATATAGTTTGTTCTAATAAATAGGTCGTCTTGTAGTGGGGTGGTTTAGCTTATGTTTTTACAATGATGCACTAGAATTTTCCAACTTGAAAAGGAGAGGGCTCCTTCTAGGGTAATTTTATTTACCTTGGTGTGTATGGTTTAGCTTAAGTTTGTGAAGGAATACAAACTCTTTTTGTTACTTGGTTTTTGTAGCAAAGTAGGTGTTGTGTGTTAGTTTGTTGGTTTCAGGGTTCCTAAATCCTTGTATAAGTAGTATATTATATACTATAATAAGAGGTTAGGCTAATTGACAAATTTTGTAATTGATTGTATATACTATATTACGGTTAGGTTAACCATCAAATTTTGTATTTGTTGTATGGGAATCATCTAATCTTATTTTTAGGAACTAAATTATATGTTGTAGTTTAGGAATTACCTTCATCAGACCTTATGTGTtctatttaagaaaaaatgctctccaaatcaaattattagaaaaaaattttCTGAATTAAAGATACAATAAGATTCCTAAGAATAAAATAAGACTCCTAACCAAATAAGATCACTAATAATAAGGTAACATTACTATcccaaaataatttaaattatccTAATATATTATGCACCATGGTCCATGTAAGATACTTCACAGATGTTCTTAAAATGTTGGCTCAGCTCAAAATGTTTTTGTTGGTTCTTTGAGGCAAGACACCTAGGAGATTTGACATCAATGAATCATGAACAAATCCATACAAGAGATCGAGACACCACTTTCAACCCAAAACCTTAAGGAAATAGGTTTGTGGGTCTTTCTACTCATATTTTTCATCTTACTCATCTCTACAAAATGTGAGACTTTCAACTCACCTTGAATTCCTAATCCCTTCTTAGAGAAGTAAATTACCATGCTTGATAATATTTTCCTGAACAACTGCTAAAggagaaaatatataaatatatatctaTACATAGACACGTGCCCACACACTCAAGAATACAAGGAGCTAATCCACTTTGTCcaggaaaaaatgaaaaacctCTATAGCATGAGAGAGTTAAGCTTAACTATGAAGAACTTagaaacataattaaaaataacctaTAGAGATGCAACAAAATATTTAGGAATATTATCTTATGAAACTGAAATGTACATACGGGGAAGATACGACATTCTCAAACTTGTAGTTTATGAAGTATGCCAAAAGTCCCAAAATTGTGGCAACATCCAAGCGCACCTGCAAGTTTACATTTAACCGTTACAAGGGTAAGGAAATTAATGTAGAGATACTGTAAATAAAAGGATTGGAGATAATTTATGTGTGTATCTTCATTATGAAACCGAGGTACATTATATATAACAGATGGGCTGCTATCAAGCTTGTaaggagataaaaaaaaaagaataaatccCTAAACATTGGCTACAAATCAATTCCTGTAAAGGGAAACAATATTCTCCAAATAATTACAACAAATATACAAATAATCAACCATTATTGTTGGGATTAACATGATCCCTTCATTTTCCCTTTCCCTTTGATAACAAGGAGAACCGATTGGCACCATTCTTGAAAATTGGACCCAGTATTTGGTAGAAGGGTTTCTATGTTATCTTCAGACTTGGGTGGGCTTTCATTGTTTTTTTCCAAGGTGATGATGTTTCTTTTACAGCTAGGGAATAACCAATTTTTGCGTGTATCTTCACTATGAAACCAAGGTACATTATATACAACGGATGGGTTGCTATCAGGTTAAAAATTtggagataaaaaataataaattcctTAACATTACCTACAACTCAGATCCTATAAAAAGGGACACAACACTCttaataattacaaatataCACTAATTACTCCTTATTTTTTGGATTATCATAATCCCTTGAGTTCACAACCATTTAAACTATATCCAACAGATACCTTCACGATCTCATAATTATCTCcccattattattaaatttgtttcaatGAAGAATGGAAGCTCTATCTATCCAGTGCACTGATCTCAACCAAAGATACATTAAGGAAGTATAAATACTAACACCATGAAAGTTGAaccaaacatatatatatatatatatatatatatatatatatatatatcagttCTGATTTAGAAAGGTTTAGTTCTTTATAACTGGATTGCCAAGATCCTAATTGATCAAATTAGGCCAGACtctgatttaaaaatatttgcacTAGTATAAATTATTAGTAAAGAGAGGAAGCTGAAATTACATCACGATTTTAACATATACAGAACAAGAATATAAAATACTTAACACACAACATGTAACTTCAAATGAGTTTAAAACTAATTCTAAAATGAAGAGCAAGAATGTTAGCCGATTTCTTACTGTGTCTATGATACGGAATGATAGCTTTTTGTGTGGGAAAATTACCtgaaaataaattcaatatCCTCTAAAGAATATAAATATAGAAATAGAAAGTTACAACAGGAACAACATTAAGAAGGGTCTTCTCATCTGGGACCTGTCAGTCCCTGTAGAGGCAAAATGATTACCGGTAAATCTGGAATAGGAATTCTCTCATAGATCTTTAATTGCAATGATGAAACGGAAGCTGTATCATTAGCATTTGTTTCGCCAACTTCCTTGGTATATAGTAGAATTAATTCTTCAAATGCTGGCTCCTATTTTCAGAGCATGTAGGATTTGGATCAATTTTCCAGCATAATCATATTAGTATCATGAACAGATAAAAAATCAAGGCCAGCAAAAAACTTTATTAACTCTTACACATAGGAACATAAAGTCAATACCAGACTACAAAGGTGAAAAATTATGTCAACCATTAGGAGAATCATGACACTGCtatatttataactaataaTAGATGTATAATCTATCTCCAATCTTTTGAGAAAATTTATGCAAAAGGAAAGAAACATTGAAGACATGAAGGTCAAAGATATAAGGCATgcctttaaataaataatacacaTAGGTCAAATAAGAATGGCTCTCCTAAATACACATTTGTGAAGCTCTACAAAGAATTGTACACAATGGGGAGTACCTGCAGGACTGACTGTGAGAAAAGTATGGAAATGgaagttttcaacattttccaAGGATCATTTCCACAGTATTTTCTTGTTGCAGGTCTCCATATATCATTAAGTGATATCCTTGAT includes:
- the LOC137836102 gene encoding putative pentatricopeptide repeat-containing protein At1g16830, encoding MIWSWLWRRKGIIGWRLRPMQCHSSSSASWCGQRQKQKVNSQSLKRTVSRCPSDLIALSFFLWTAQRRRHHLLPLDHIVTVLRRLTHRYNTVSAILSELDSIGCASLRNPKSQLVLLRVYWRAGMYDMVVEAYEQMQGAYGFVPDTFARNLLMDVLFRTGHSHVALSLSLFDHTHPPNFFTFNIALFHLSNFNLKKMHTHNTLPYFSPILRLMLRAGYFPSPLSFRMLLNSFCNINALPQVYQLLALITVLGINFSVNIWTILIHSYCKLGHLHLATNLFHNMIQTGCSPNVVTYTTLFKAFIQSNMLTHAFRLYNAMLSTGQIPDLVLSNVLIDCLSKAGRCRDAIRVFLSLSTRNIKPDSYTFTSLLSAICRSRMFYLLPKLVVVSRHIDTDLVFCNALLSSLTKADVPSIAIEFYDYMIDVGFVPDKYTFAGLLSALCAAGRVDEAVNVYHVVVMSSHDIDAHIHTVITGALIKVGKYHKAVNVTRLAVMNRYPLDSVAYSVGLCALLRDGRTQEACTLYYRMKGNGLKPSVHTYNMMFFTFCKERDFLMMKQILHEMIESGIQLTDRNFFNLCKYGCRSDIYLSVSKLLAEMRDLTLLSAKASHELNFVWHDVGVQAKHKHQAEVNTEWNPILYSSSSEDLSDVAASVG